TTCCGGTGATTTATGAAGAATGGGAAGCACGTGCCCGCGAGGTATTGGACGATGGGCCGTTTTACTACATCGCCGGAGGTGCAGGTGGAGAAAGCACGATGAAGACCAATCTACAAGCTTTTGATCGCCGGAAAATTATCCCTAGGATGCTTAACGACGTGCAAGACCGCGATTTAACGGTTGATCTATTTGGCAAAACCGCTTCCTTTCCTTTTATGCTGGCGCCTATTGGGGTGCAATCGATCATTCATCCGGATGGGGAACTGGCTTCTGCAAAAGCGAGCGCCAAACTGGGCGTCCCTTATATCACAAGTTCAGCATCGTCGAAATCGATGGAAGAGATCGCGGAAGTCATGGGGGATGCAGAACGTTGGTTTCAATTGTACTGGAGCAAAGATCCGGACGTCACCGCCAGTTTTGTCCAACGAGCGGAAGCGTCGGGGTACTCCGCCATTGTCGTTACATTGGACACACCAATGTTGGCATGGCGGGAACAGGATTTAAAAAATGTCTATTTGCCGTTTTTAATCGGAGAAGGCGTAGGAAATTATTTTAGCGATCCTGCTTTTCGTTCTAAGCTGTCCAAATCTCCTGAAGAAAATCCGACAGCAGCCATCATGCACTGGGCGCAAACGTTTGGCAATCCCGGT
The Salicibibacter kimchii DNA segment above includes these coding regions:
- a CDS encoding lactate 2-monooxygenase, with the protein product MSNFGNQIQYQIYATMQNPNPDRLPVIYEEWEARAREVLDDGPFYYIAGGAGGESTMKTNLQAFDRRKIIPRMLNDVQDRDLTVDLFGKTASFPFMLAPIGVQSIIHPDGELASAKASAKLGVPYITSSASSKSMEEIAEVMGDAERWFQLYWSKDPDVTASFVQRAEASGYSAIVVTLDTPMLAWREQDLKNVYLPFLIGEGVGNYFSDPAFRSKLSKSPEENPTAAIMHWAQTFGNPGLTWEDLSFLREHTRLPILLKGILHPDDAKKAVEYGMDGIIVSNHGGRQVDGAVSALDALPRITSIVGNQMPVFMDSGIRRGADVVKAIALGAKAVLVGRPPMYGLAVAGEKGVKEVLQNMIADMDMTMALAGKRAVTDIDESMLTE